The genomic segment ATTGAAATTTTAGGATTTCTTTATCGTAACTAGATAAACCCCACTAAAAATTAGGGCTGCCGAAATTATTTTAATACTGTTCAACTCGTCTTTCCCTAATCCGATGGCAAAAATAGAAGCAAAAAGGGGTTGTAAATAAATGAAAACGGCTACAGTGGTTGGGCTTAATTCTTTCATAGAAAGCAGGTTCAATAAATAGGTTAAGAAGGTAGAGCAAAACACTACAAAACCTATTTTCCAATACATTTCAGTAGGAACTGCAATCCATTGAACGGATTGAAATTCTTCCCATCCAAAAGGTAAAACCATCAGAAATCCAGCGAGATAAATCCATTTTACAAAAGTGAAAGCTTGGTATTTATGCATTAATTTTTTAACAATAATTAAATAATACCCATAAGAAATGGCATTTACTAAAACTAAAAAATTACCTAAGCCTGCTTGTTTTAAATTACCAATAGATTTTCCGTAAAGAATTAATAAGGCGGTTCCTAACAAACCCAAAAGAAGTCCGAAAATCATTCGTCTCTTCATTTTTTCTTTAACCAAAATTGCCGAAAGCACCATAACGATCATTGGAGTAGATACCATTATTACTGCGGCGCTTATTGGTGATGTCAAACTTAATCCTTTGAAAAAAGTAAGCATGTTGAGCGCTACCCCAAAGAAAGCGGCTGCAATTATTCTTTTGTAATCGGATGGGTCTATTTTTTCTGCCGGCGATTTTTTGAATGCATTTATAGCTATCGATACCATCCAAAATAAAGCCATGGTTCCGCCCACTCGTATCGCAATAAAACCAAAAGCGTCTATGTATTGAGGCATCACATCTTTAGCAATAGTGAATGTTACCCCATAAATTATGGAAACAATAGTAGCGGCTAGTAATGCGAGATTTCGTTTGTACATTAACTCAATGCTTTATGAACTTGAAGTATGTTTTGTTGGCTGTTGCCAATATATATGGCGCCCTTAATAATAAAAACGGGACGACTCAAAAAAGTATAGTGTTCTAAGATGTATTTTTTGAAATCAGCTTCGGTCAAGGCTTTGTCTTTTAAACCTAAAGATTTGTACAATTGTGCTTTTTTACTAAAAAGAGCTTCGTAACTGCCTGAAAGTTGATACATCTCATCCAATTGCTCTTCGTTAATAGGGTCTTGTTTGATGTCGTGAAAAACTAAATCATGTCCTTTTGGTAAGGCTTTAATGATTTTTCGGCAGGTATCGCACGAGGCGAGGTAGTATATTTTGTTCATTTTGAAACGAGATTACTTTTTTGCAAAGAAAATTCATTTGATACTTAAAATGATTATTTTTAGCAAAAATTTCAAATCAAACCTAATGGAACAAATATTCGAACTGAACCGAACCCTACGAAAATTAATTGCTCCTTTTTTAGAGGAATTGAGCCTAGACCAACTGAATACAATTCCTGAAGGATTTACCAATAATCTATTTTGGAATATTGCCCATGTCGTGGTAACTCAGCAGTTATTAGTGTATAAACTTTCAGGTTTGCCTATGTTAATTTCGGATGAATTGGTTGATAAATACAAGAAAGGCTCAAAACCTGAACATGCTGCGTCTCAGGAAGATGTAGATCAAATTAAATCATTATTATTTGATACAATTGATCAAACACAAGCCGATTATGGAAGTGGAGTATTTACTCAATTTACCGAGTATCCAACCTCTAGTGGTTTTGTTTTAAAAAGTGTTCAGGACGCGATGGCATACAATAATTTCCACGAAGGACTTCATCTGGGAATACTAATGAGTATGAAGAAAATAGTATAGTTTTAAATAACAATTATTTTTCAACATTATTTGCGAAAACCATATCATTTTCGTGAAAAGCTGTGTTGTAAATGCATATTTCTTCAGTATAGCTTGTTAAAATTGTAAATCGTCAAAAAAAGTCAAAAATATAGAGGAATTTATTTATCAATTACAACTATCTTTGTTGTAGTTACGAAATCGATTTCTTAAAATTGTCATCGGAACCCAAAATCAAGTATATAGACCTAAACTTAGTACCTAAACTATGGAAGATAAAATAAATCAATTTATGGCTTTGGTGGAAGCCAAAAATCCCAACGAACCGGAATTCATTCAAGCGGTGAGAGAATTTGCTGAAACGGTAATTCCGTTCATCTCAGAACGAAAAAAATACGACGGGAAAAACATATTACTTCGAATTGCTGAGCCAGAGCGTTCTATTATTTTTAGAGTGCCATGGGTAGCAGATAATGGAGAAATTATCGTAAATCGTGGATTTAGAATTCAAATGAATTCGGCTATCGGACCGTATAAAGGCGGAATTCGTTTTCATCATACTGTGAACTTATCGGTATTGAAATTCTTGGCTTTCGAACAAGTATTCAAAAATAGTTTGACTACACTACCAATGGGTGGTGGAAAAGGAGGTTCTGATTTTGATCCAGAAGGAAAATCAGATGGTGAAATCATGCGTTTTTGTCAATCATTTATGACGGAATTGTGTCGTCATATTGGACCCGACTTGGATGTTCCTGCGGGAGATATTGGAGTTGGAGCCAGAGAAATTGGTTACTTATTCGGACAATACAAACGCATTCGCAATGAATTTACTGGGGTATTAACTGGAAAAGGATTGGCTTACGGAGGTTCGTTAATTCGCCCAGAAGCAACAGGATACGGTGTAGTGTATTTTACAGAGCAAATGTTGCGTTCTATAGGTCATGAAATTAAAGGTAAAACGGTTGCTATTTCAGGTTTTGGAAATGTAGCTTGGGGAGTTGCTTTAAAAGTAAATGAGCTGGGCGGAAAAGTAGTTACCCTTTCAGGTCCTGACGGATATATTTATGATCAAGATGGAATTTCAGGTGATAAAATTGAATTTATGTTAGAGTTGAGAGCGCGCGGCGATAATAAAGCCGAAGCCTATTTAGAGAAATATCCAAATGCAGTTTTCCACAAAGGTAAAAGTCCTTGGGAAGCAAAAGTAGATATCGCTATTCCATGCGCGACTCAAAATGAATTGAACGAAGAAGATGCTAAAAAATTGATTGCTAATGGAGTAATTTGTGTTACTGAAGCGGCTAATATGCCTTGTACATTAGACGCTATTAAACAATTTTTAGATGCTAAAGTATTATTTGCTCCAGGAAAAGCTGCGAATGCTGGAGGAGTTGCCGCCTCTGGGTTAGAGATGACTCAAAATTCGATTCGTTTGAACTGGACGAGCGAGGAAGTAGATGAACGATTAAAAGACATTATGGTGGGTATTCACAATCAATGTAAAAAATATGGTGCGGAAGAAGATGGGTATGTTAACTATGTAAAAGGAGCTAATATCGCTGGATTTGTAAAAGTGGCTGACGCCATGCTTGCACAAGGAGTGGTATAAGACTATTAATTCAAATACTTAAAACCTTCTTTCGATTTTCGAGAGAAGGTTTTTTTTATTTTGTGTGGTAGAGTATATTATATTTGTGAATCAAAATTCAAACGATGCAAGTCAAAACCAAAGCGATTGTTATTTCGGCATTAAAATTTCAGGAAAAAAGCCTGATTGTAAAATGCTTTACGTTGACTCACGGTTTGAAATCCTATTTTGTTCGGGATGCTTTTTCGGCTCGAAAATCGAATCAGAAAATTGCGTATTTCCAGCCGTTGAATATTTTAGAAATTGAAGCGGTGCATAAGAATAAAGGTACCTTGGAGAATTTCAAAGAAATTAAAATTGCCACGCCTTTTCATTCAATTCATACCGACATTGTCAAAAGCACCATTGTGTTGTTTCTGTCAGAGATTTTGCACCATTCCATTCACGAAGAAGAAAAAAACGAACCGCTCTTTGCCTTTTTAGAAGCGGCCTTACAGTGGCTCGACAATCATAATGAAACGGCTAATTTCCATTTGATTTTATTGCTTGAAATGACCAAGCATTTTGGATTTTACCCGGATGTTTCCGACAAGGATCAAGCCTTTTTCGAATTGATAGAAGGTGTTTTTTCTCCGTTTCATGCAGTAAGTTCACTTACTGAACACGAAACACTTTTATTCAAAAAACTGATTGATTTAAAATGGGATTCGGATCAAAAAATCTTCCATGTGATTGAAAGACAAATCCTCTTGAAAATCCTAATGGATTACTACAGTTATCATTTGGACGGCTTTCGAAAACCCAAATCTTTGGATGTGTTGAAGGAGGTTTTTGCTTAAAAAAACACGAATTTCACGAATTGGCACAAATTTCTCAGATGTAGTATGTCTCTTTGATAATATGCGAAATCTGTGTTTTAATTTCCTTTGAAAATCACACATTAATCAGTATCAATAACTTTTAGCTATTGCCTTTTGCCTTTTGCCTATAAATCATTACTTTCGCAACTCGATTTAGAAAAGCATACCATGAGCACAAAATTTACTGAATACAAAGGACTTGACTTGCCAAAATCGGCAGAAGAAGTGCTGGATTTTTGGAAGAAAGAAACGATATTTGAAAAAACGGTAACTACCCGCGAGGGGAATCCGCCATACGTATTTTTTGAAGGGCCGCCTTCGGCAAATGGTTTACCAGGAATTCACCACGTGATGGCACGTGCTATTAAAGATATTTTTTGTCGCTATAAAACTCAAAAAGGGTTCCAAGTAAAGCGTAAAGCTGGATGGGATACTCATGGTTTGCCTGTCGAATTGGGTACCGAAAAAGAACTCGGAATTACCAAAGAAGACATCGGTAAAACCATCACAGTAGAAGAATACAACGAGGCGTGCAAACGCACTGTAATGCGCTATACGGATGTTTGGAACGACCTAACAGAAAAAATGGGGTATTGGGTAGATATGGAAGATCCGTATGTGACGTACAAACCCAAATACATGGAAACCGTGTGGTGGTTGTTGAAACAAATCTACAACAAGGATTTGATGTACAAAGGCTACACCATTCAGCCGTATTCGCCAAAAGCGGGGACTGGATTGTCTTCTCACGAGGTGAATCAGCCGGGTTCGTACCGCGATGTAACTGATACAACTATCGTAGCACAGTTCAAAACTAAACCAGAGTCATTGCCAAGCTTTTTACAAGGATTTGGAGAGATTCATGTTTTGGCTTGGACAACTACTCCTTGGACTTTGCCATCGAACACGGCTTTGACCGTAGGACCAAAAATTGATTATGTGTTGGTGAAAACCTTCAATCAGTATACTTTTTTACCATCGAATGTTATTTTGGCTAAAAATTTAGTTGGAAAACAATTCGGAAAAACCTTCTTCGAATCGACAGATGCGGCTGATTTTGAAAACTTCAAAGCAGGAGACAAGAAAATTCCATTCCAAATTTTGGCGGAAGCCAAAGGAGCGGACTTGGTTGGGATTCGTTACGAGCAATTAATGCCATTAGTGTTACCGTATCAAAATGCCGAAGATGCTTTCCGAGTGATTGCAGGAGATTTTGTAACTACCGAAGACGGAACAGGAATTGTGCATACCGCACCTACTTTTGGTGCAGATGATGCTAAAGTAGCCAAAGAAGCTACTCCTGAAATACCGCCTATGTTGGTTTTGGACGAAAATGGTACACCAGTTCCTTTGGTAGATTTGCAAGGTAAATTTGTCAATGGATTGGGGGATCTTTCAGGTAAATACGTTAAAAACGAATACTATAACGAAGGCGAAGCGCCAGAGCGTTCTGCCGATGTGGAAATTGCCATTCAGTTAAAAGAAGAAAATAAGGCGTTCAAAGTAGAGAAATACGTTCACAGTTACCCACATTGTTGGCGAACAGACAAGCCTATTTTATATTACCCATTGGATTCGTGGTTCATCAAGATTACCGAAGTGCGTGACCGTATGTTTGACTTGAATGATTCCATCAACTGGAAGCCAAAAGCGACTGGAGAAGGTCGTTTTGGAAACTGGTTGAAAAACGCTAACGATTGGAATTTATCCCGTTCTAGATATTGGGGAATTCCGTTGCCAATATGGAGAACTGAAGACAAACAAGAAGAAATTTTGATTGGTTCGGTTGAAGAATTGTACAACGAAATTGAAAAATCAATTCAGGCTGGTTTCCAAAAAACAAATCCGTTTGCGGGTTTTGAAATTGGAAATATGTCAGAAGCGAATTATGATTTGATTGATTTGCACAAAAATGTAGTAGACGAAATCACTTTGGTTTCGGCTTCAGGAAAACCAATGCAACGCGAAAGCGATTTGATAGACGTTTGGTTCGATTCTGGAGCTATGCCTTATGCACAATGGCATTATCCATTTGAAAATAAAGAGTTGATTGACCAAAATAAATCATTCCCTGCAGACTTTATCGCTGAAGGAGTGGATCAAACCCGTGGTTGGTTCTATACTTTACACGCTATTGGGACTTTGGTTTTTGATACAGTTGCCTATAAAAATGTGGTTTCTAACGGATTGGTATTGGACAAAAATGGACAGAAAATGTCGAAACGTTTAGGGAATGCCGTTGATCCTTTTGAAACTTTGAAAGAATATGGTCCAGACGCAACGCGTTGGTACATGATATCTAACGCGAATCCTTGGGACAATTTGAAATTTGACTTGGAAGGAATTGCTGAGGTGCGTCGTAAATTCTTTGGCACTTTATATAACACTTATTCATTCTTTAGTTTGTATGCTAATATCGATGGATTTACTTATTCAGAAGCTGAAATTCCGTTGGCAGAGCGTCCAGAAATTGATCGTTGGATTATATCCGAATTGAATACATTAATTAAAGATGTGGATGGTTTCTATGCTGATTATGAACCAACAAGAGCTGCTCGTGCGATTTCTGATTTTGTTCAAGAAAACTTGAGTAACTGGTACGTTCGTTTGTGTAGAAGACGTTTTTGGAAAGGTGAATATGCGCAAGATAAAATCGCGGCCTATCAAACTTTATATACCTGTTTGTTAAGCATAAGTAAATTGGCTGCTCCAATTGCGCCATTTTATATGGACAAATTATACAGAGATTTAACACAAGCGACACATTTAGAAGGTTTTGAGAGTGTACATTTGGCAAAATTTCCAGAATTCGTTGAAAACTTTGTTGATAAATCGTTGGAAAGCAAAATGCAAAAAGCACAAACGATTTCATCATTGGTATTATCGCTTCGTAAAAAAGAGATGATTAAAGTACGCCAACCTTTGCAAAAGGTAATGATTCCAGTACTTGACAGTAATCAAAGAGCTGAAATTGAAGCAGTATCCGATTTAATTAAAGCGGAGGTTAACGTAAAAGAAATAGTGCTTTTGGATGATGCCTCGGGTGTTTTGGTGAAGCAAATCAAACCTAATTTCAAGGCATTAGGACCTCGTTTTGGCAAAGACATGGGCTTGATTTCTAAGGAAATTCAAGGGTTTTCTCCAGATCAAATCAACGAACTGGAACAGCAAGGAACTTTAGCTATTGTTATTGCAGGGAATACTGTATCTTTAACTTTAGAAGATGTAGAAATTACGTCTCAAGATATTGAAGGATGGTTGGTAGCTAATTCTAACGGAATTACGGTAGCTTTAGATATTACAATTTCGACAGAATTGAAACAAGAAGGAATTGCCAGAGAATTGGTTAACCGAATCCAAAATATCCGTAAAGATTCAGGATTTGAAGTAACAGATAAAATTAAAGTAACCTTACAACAGAATGCTGAATTAAAAACCGCAGTTGAAGCGAATTTAGACTACATCATGTCGGAAACGCTAACTGAAAGTTTGGTTTTTGATGATGAGGTAACCAATGGATTAGAAATAGAATTTGACGATATAAAAACAAGAATACTAATTACTAAATAAGGGATTATGATAGATGAAATTGCAAGATATTCAGAAGCTGATTTAGCAGAATTCAAAGAATTAATTTTAAAGAAAATACAAAAAGCTCAAGAAGATTTAGACTTGATTAAAAGTGCTTATATGAATGATTTGAATAATGGAACTGATGATACTTCTCCAACATTCAAAGCGTTTGAAGAAGGTAGTGAAACCATGTCTAAAGAAGCCAACTCACAATTAGCTATTCGCCAAGAAAAGTTTATTCGTGATTTGAAAAATGCGCTTTTTAGAGTTGAAAACAAAACTTACGGAGTATGTAAAGTTACGGGTAAGTTAATTAGCAAAGAGCGACTGTTGATTGTGCCTCACGCTACAATGAGTATCGAAGCCAAAAACATGCAGCGATAAGAACAGGCTCATTTTAAGAATAGTATTCCAAATTCCAGGATCTTTAGATAAGAAAACTTGGAATTTGGAATTTTTATTTTAGAATTTATTTACTTTTGCCGCATGAAACAGAATTTTATCTCATTACGTCTAGCTTATCTTTTAGTTATTTTGATTTTAATAATAGATCAATTGTCTAAAATTTACATAAAAACTAACTTCGTTTTAGGGGAAGAAGTGGAAGTGTTTTCTTGGTTTAAAATTTATTTTATTGAAAACGAAGGAATGGCTTGGGGTACTAAAATACCTGGCGAATATGGGAAGTTGTTTTTAACTTTATTTAGATTAGTTGCTGTTGCAGGCATAGGGTATTGGTTATGGGATTCTATTACAAGAAAGAACAGTTCTAACTACCTTATAGTTGCGATAATATTAATTATGGCAGGAGCTTTTGGGAACATAATTGATTCTGTTTTTTACGGAATATTTTTTGATGATAGTCAACAAAATGTAGCTACTATGTTTTCCAATCAACCCTACGGAACCTGGTTTCATGGTAAAGTAGTGGATATGTTCTATTTTCCCATCTGGCAAGGTAATTTACCTTCTTGGATTCCTTTTTGGGGCGGTAAAGAATTTACTTTTTTCAATGCTATTTTCAATGTTGCTGACGTAGCCATTTCTACCGGCGTGGGGATTTTACTTTTTTTTAACGCAAAAGCATTTCCAACACAAAATTAAAATTATCCAAATAATTCGCCAGCCACATCTTCAATTTTGGCAACCAAACGGATTTTAATTCCTGTATTTTTCAAGGCAATTTTGTTGTATTTGGATACAAAAATAGTTGAAAATCCCAATTTTTCAGCTTCTTGGATGCGTTGATCTACGCGGTTTACAGGTCTAATTTCGCCTGAAAGGCCTACTTCGCCTGCAAAACAAAAATCTTTGTTCACAGGAATGTCTTCATTAGAAGATAAAATAGCGGCCACCACTGCCAAATCAATAGCTGGATCATCCACGGAAATGCCTCCAGTGATGTTCAAGAAAACGTCTTTAGCACCCAAACGGAAACCAGCACGTTTTTCCAAAACCGCCAAAATCATATTCAGTCTTTTGGCATTGTATCCCGTTGTACTACGTTGCGGTGTTCCGTATACTGCCGTGCTGACTAAAGCTTGTATTTCGAGCATCAAAGGACGCATACCTTCCAAAGTAGTAGCAATAGCAGTACCTGACAATTCTTCGTCTTTGTGTGAAATCAAAATTTCAGAAGGATTGGATACTTCGCGTAAGCCGCTGCCTAACATTTCGTATATTCCGATTTCGGCAGTGGAGCCAAAACGATTTTTTAACGAACGTAAAATACGGTACACATGATTTCGGTCGCCTTCAAATTGTAAAACCGTATCGACCATGTGTTCCAAAATTTTCGGTCCAGCTATGGTTCCGTCTTTAGTGATGTGACCAATTAAAATAACAGGTGTATTGGTTTCTTTGGCAAACTTTATTAGTTCAGCTGTAGTTTCTCTAATTTGAGAAATACTACCTGGTGTAGATTCAATATAATCGGTATGCAGCGTTTGAATCGAATCTATAATGACGATTTCAGGTTGGATGGCTTCAATTTGTTTGAAGATATTCTGTGTTTTGGTTTCGGTCAGAATATAGCAATTATCGCCATTTGGCGTAATGCGTTCTGCACGCATTTTGATTTGTTTCTGACTCTCTTCCCCCGAAACATATAATGTTTTATAGGGTAAGCTAAGCGAAATTTGTAATAAAAGCGTACTTTTTCCAATACCCGGTTCGCCTCCCAAAAGAATTAAGGAACCCGGGACAATTCCGCCTCCTAAAACGCGATTCAATTCGTTGTCTGTAGTGTCTAGACGAATTTCTTGCGCTGAGTCGATTTCATTTATTCGCAAGGGTTTTGGTGCTTTTCCAGCGCTTGTCGGTTCGCTTTTCCATGCTACTTTTTCTTGTTTCTGAACAATTTCTTCCGCAATGGTGTTCCATTCTTTACAGGCATTGCATTGCCCTTGCCATTTGGCATATTGCGTTCCGCAGTTTTGACAGAAAAAAGTAGTTTTCACTTTCGACATAATTCTTGGAATAAATTGAATTCAAATTTACAGTAAAGAATCGTTTAAAAAAATTATTGGAAATAGATTGTTGATAAAACAAAAAACCACTCCTTTTGAGAGTGGTTTAGTTGCGTATATTAATCCTTGATTAAGTCAAAGAATTGTCGTTTTCATTTGGAAAAATAATCCAAGGTTTAAAGGTTTTTGCTTCTTCAAATTCAAGTGTTGCATAGGAAATAATGATGATAATATCATCTTTTTGTACTTTTCTTGCAGCGGGTCCATTCAATGTGATAGTCCCTGAATTTTTTTCTCCTTTAATAGCATAGGTTTCAAAACGTTCGCCATTATTTACGTTCACAATGGCTACTTTTTCTCCTTCAATTATATTAGAAGCCTCTAACAAAGCTTCGTCAATAGTAATACTGCCGATGTAATTTAAATCAGCTCCAGTTACCTTAACGCGGTGTATTTTTGATTTTACAACTTGAATTTGCATAGTACAAAAGTAAATTAATTTAATGAAATGGTATCAATCAAACGAATATTGTTGACAAAAACTGCTATAAAAGCACGATAGTTTTTGTTTTTATCTTTATTATGGCATGTGATTAACTTTTCTTCATCGGCTATAACGAAGTATTCTAATTCAAAAAGTGGATGATTTTCAAATGTCTTTTGGACAAATTGATTCACTTTTTCAATATCTTCATTTTGGAATTTAATTTTAGCCTGAGCCAATGTTTGGTATATAAGTCCAGCTTGTTTCCTTTCTTCTTCAGATAAGCGTTCGTTTCTTGAACTCATCGCTAGTTGATTGGCCTCTCTGAATATTGGACAGCCAATAATTGTTACAGGAAGATTGTATTTAACAGCTAGTTTTTTTACAATTTGTAATTGTTGAAAATCTTTTTCTCCAAAATAAGCCCTAGTAGGATTCACTATTTCAAATAAACGCTTAACGATTGTTCCTACGCCATTAAAATGACCGGGTCTAAATTGACCTTCCATTTGATTTTCTAATCCATCAAAATCAAAAGATTGTGAGACAGGATTTCCACTGTAAATATCTTCTACTGTGGGAGCATAAACAATTATATTGGTACTTAATGCGGTAATTTTTGTTAGATCAGCTTCAAGATTGCGGGGGTATTTTGCTAAATCTTCTGGATTATTAAATTGAGTTGGATTGACAAAAATACTAACTATAGTATGTGTGTTTTCTGTAAGCGATTGTTGCATTAAAGCAAGATGACCACTGTGTAACGCGCCCATCGTAGGAACAAAACCAATTGAAGAATCAGCAGTACTGATAAGCTC from the Flavobacterium ammonificans genome contains:
- a CDS encoding TraR/DksA family transcriptional regulator, which produces MIDEIARYSEADLAEFKELILKKIQKAQEDLDLIKSAYMNDLNNGTDDTSPTFKAFEEGSETMSKEANSQLAIRQEKFIRDLKNALFRVENKTYGVCKVTGKLISKERLLIVPHATMSIEAKNMQR
- the gdhA gene encoding NADP-specific glutamate dehydrogenase, with the translated sequence MEDKINQFMALVEAKNPNEPEFIQAVREFAETVIPFISERKKYDGKNILLRIAEPERSIIFRVPWVADNGEIIVNRGFRIQMNSAIGPYKGGIRFHHTVNLSVLKFLAFEQVFKNSLTTLPMGGGKGGSDFDPEGKSDGEIMRFCQSFMTELCRHIGPDLDVPAGDIGVGAREIGYLFGQYKRIRNEFTGVLTGKGLAYGGSLIRPEATGYGVVYFTEQMLRSIGHEIKGKTVAISGFGNVAWGVALKVNELGGKVVTLSGPDGYIYDQDGISGDKIEFMLELRARGDNKAEAYLEKYPNAVFHKGKSPWEAKVDIAIPCATQNELNEEDAKKLIANGVICVTEAANMPCTLDAIKQFLDAKVLFAPGKAANAGGVAASGLEMTQNSIRLNWTSEEVDERLKDIMVGIHNQCKKYGAEEDGYVNYVKGANIAGFVKVADAMLAQGVV
- the panC gene encoding pantoate--beta-alanine ligase; this translates as MPIFYAKEQLIAHLELISTADSSIGFVPTMGALHSGHLALMQQSLTENTHTIVSIFVNPTQFNNPEDLAKYPRNLEADLTKITALSTNIIVYAPTVEDIYSGNPVSQSFDFDGLENQMEGQFRPGHFNGVGTIVKRLFEIVNPTRAYFGEKDFQQLQIVKKLAVKYNLPVTIIGCPIFREANQLAMSSRNERLSEEERKQAGLIYQTLAQAKIKFQNEDIEKVNQFVQKTFENHPLFELEYFVIADEEKLITCHNKDKNKNYRAFIAVFVNNIRLIDTISLN
- the radA gene encoding DNA repair protein RadA codes for the protein MSKVKTTFFCQNCGTQYAKWQGQCNACKEWNTIAEEIVQKQEKVAWKSEPTSAGKAPKPLRINEIDSAQEIRLDTTDNELNRVLGGGIVPGSLILLGGEPGIGKSTLLLQISLSLPYKTLYVSGEESQKQIKMRAERITPNGDNCYILTETKTQNIFKQIEAIQPEIVIIDSIQTLHTDYIESTPGSISQIRETTAELIKFAKETNTPVILIGHITKDGTIAGPKILEHMVDTVLQFEGDRNHVYRILRSLKNRFGSTAEIGIYEMLGSGLREVSNPSEILISHKDEELSGTAIATTLEGMRPLMLEIQALVSTAVYGTPQRSTTGYNAKRLNMILAVLEKRAGFRLGAKDVFLNITGGISVDDPAIDLAVVAAILSSNEDIPVNKDFCFAGEVGLSGEIRPVNRVDQRIQEAEKLGFSTIFVSKYNKIALKNTGIKIRLVAKIEDVAGELFG
- the recO gene encoding DNA repair protein RecO, which translates into the protein MQVKTKAIVISALKFQEKSLIVKCFTLTHGLKSYFVRDAFSARKSNQKIAYFQPLNILEIEAVHKNKGTLENFKEIKIATPFHSIHTDIVKSTIVLFLSEILHHSIHEEEKNEPLFAFLEAALQWLDNHNETANFHLILLLEMTKHFGFYPDVSDKDQAFFELIEGVFSPFHAVSSLTEHETLLFKKLIDLKWDSDQKIFHVIERQILLKILMDYYSYHLDGFRKPKSLDVLKEVFA
- a CDS encoding DMT family transporter — encoded protein: MYKRNLALLAATIVSIIYGVTFTIAKDVMPQYIDAFGFIAIRVGGTMALFWMVSIAINAFKKSPAEKIDPSDYKRIIAAAFFGVALNMLTFFKGLSLTSPISAAVIMVSTPMIVMVLSAILVKEKMKRRMIFGLLLGLLGTALLILYGKSIGNLKQAGLGNFLVLVNAISYGYYLIIVKKLMHKYQAFTFVKWIYLAGFLMVLPFGWEEFQSVQWIAVPTEMYWKIGFVVFCSTFLTYLLNLLSMKELSPTTVAVFIYLQPLFASIFAIGLGKDELNSIKIISAALIFSGVYLVTIKKS
- a CDS encoding lipoprotein signal peptidase, with the protein product MSLRLAYLLVILILIIDQLSKIYIKTNFVLGEEVEVFSWFKIYFIENEGMAWGTKIPGEYGKLFLTLFRLVAVAGIGYWLWDSITRKNSSNYLIVAIILIMAGAFGNIIDSVFYGIFFDDSQQNVATMFSNQPYGTWFHGKVVDMFYFPIWQGNLPSWIPFWGGKEFTFFNAIFNVADVAISTGVGILLFFNAKAFPTQN
- the panD gene encoding aspartate 1-decarboxylase — its product is MQIQVVKSKIHRVKVTGADLNYIGSITIDEALLEASNIIEGEKVAIVNVNNGERFETYAIKGEKNSGTITLNGPAARKVQKDDIIIIISYATLEFEEAKTFKPWIIFPNENDNSLT
- the ileS gene encoding isoleucine--tRNA ligase — encoded protein: MSTKFTEYKGLDLPKSAEEVLDFWKKETIFEKTVTTREGNPPYVFFEGPPSANGLPGIHHVMARAIKDIFCRYKTQKGFQVKRKAGWDTHGLPVELGTEKELGITKEDIGKTITVEEYNEACKRTVMRYTDVWNDLTEKMGYWVDMEDPYVTYKPKYMETVWWLLKQIYNKDLMYKGYTIQPYSPKAGTGLSSHEVNQPGSYRDVTDTTIVAQFKTKPESLPSFLQGFGEIHVLAWTTTPWTLPSNTALTVGPKIDYVLVKTFNQYTFLPSNVILAKNLVGKQFGKTFFESTDAADFENFKAGDKKIPFQILAEAKGADLVGIRYEQLMPLVLPYQNAEDAFRVIAGDFVTTEDGTGIVHTAPTFGADDAKVAKEATPEIPPMLVLDENGTPVPLVDLQGKFVNGLGDLSGKYVKNEYYNEGEAPERSADVEIAIQLKEENKAFKVEKYVHSYPHCWRTDKPILYYPLDSWFIKITEVRDRMFDLNDSINWKPKATGEGRFGNWLKNANDWNLSRSRYWGIPLPIWRTEDKQEEILIGSVEELYNEIEKSIQAGFQKTNPFAGFEIGNMSEANYDLIDLHKNVVDEITLVSASGKPMQRESDLIDVWFDSGAMPYAQWHYPFENKELIDQNKSFPADFIAEGVDQTRGWFYTLHAIGTLVFDTVAYKNVVSNGLVLDKNGQKMSKRLGNAVDPFETLKEYGPDATRWYMISNANPWDNLKFDLEGIAEVRRKFFGTLYNTYSFFSLYANIDGFTYSEAEIPLAERPEIDRWIISELNTLIKDVDGFYADYEPTRAARAISDFVQENLSNWYVRLCRRRFWKGEYAQDKIAAYQTLYTCLLSISKLAAPIAPFYMDKLYRDLTQATHLEGFESVHLAKFPEFVENFVDKSLESKMQKAQTISSLVLSLRKKEMIKVRQPLQKVMIPVLDSNQRAEIEAVSDLIKAEVNVKEIVLLDDASGVLVKQIKPNFKALGPRFGKDMGLISKEIQGFSPDQINELEQQGTLAIVIAGNTVSLTLEDVEITSQDIEGWLVANSNGITVALDITISTELKQEGIARELVNRIQNIRKDSGFEVTDKIKVTLQQNAELKTAVEANLDYIMSETLTESLVFDDEVTNGLEIEFDDIKTRILITK
- a CDS encoding arsenate reductase family protein yields the protein MNKIYYLASCDTCRKIIKALPKGHDLVFHDIKQDPINEEQLDEMYQLSGSYEALFSKKAQLYKSLGLKDKALTEADFKKYILEHYTFLSRPVFIIKGAIYIGNSQQNILQVHKALS
- a CDS encoding DinB family protein is translated as MEQIFELNRTLRKLIAPFLEELSLDQLNTIPEGFTNNLFWNIAHVVVTQQLLVYKLSGLPMLISDELVDKYKKGSKPEHAASQEDVDQIKSLLFDTIDQTQADYGSGVFTQFTEYPTSSGFVLKSVQDAMAYNNFHEGLHLGILMSMKKIV